CGTACTGATCGAGAAAAAAGAGGACATCTGGCCGAGCTTCAAGGCCTTGCTCGCCAAGGACCGCGCCCGCGAAGGGTGAGACCACCGTGGGACGCTCGTACGACCTGCGCGACCTCGAATACTGGGACGCGCGAATCCGGGAAAAGGTGGAAGAGTTCGGACTCCGGTGCTTTCCGCAGGAGTTCGAGATCTGCGATCACCACGAAATGCTGGCTTACATGGCCTACTCCGGCATGCCTTCGCACTATCCGCACTGGTCGTACGGGAAGGCCTACGAGAAGCTCAAGACGCTCTACGACTACGGCGTCCGCGGCCTGCCCTACGAAATGGTCATCAATTCGAACCCCACGCTGGCCTACCTCATGCGAGACAACTCGCTCTGCCTCCAGATCCTCACGATCGCGCACGTGTACGGACACAACGACTTTTTCCGGAACAATTTCAACTTTCGGACCACCCGACCCGAGTTCACGTTGAGCACCTTCAAGGCTCACGCGGATCGGGTGAGGGCTTACATGGAAGACCCGAGCATCGGAGCCCAGGCGGTCGAGGCCGTCCTGGACGCGGCTCACGCTCTCGCCCTGCAGTGTCGGCGGAACCTGGCGGTCCGCAAACGAACGGAAGAGGAAATCCGCGAAGACCTGCGCGAACGGTCGCGCCCGCGGACGGACCCCTTCCGCTCCATCCACAAACCCCCGGAGTTCGAAGAACCGGACCTACGAAAAGTCCCTCCCGAACCCGACGAGGACCTCTTGCTTTTCCTGCGCGACCACAACCCTTACCTGGCCGAATGGGAAAAAGACCTTCTCACGATCGTCCACGAAGAAGCCCAGTACTTCATCCCCCAGATCGAGACGAAAATCATGAACGAAGGCTGGGCGACGTACTGGCACAAGCAGATCCTGGACAGTCTCGAGCTACCCCAGGATCTGCACCTGGAGTACCTGGTCCGCCACAACCAGGTGGTACAACCTCATCCCGGCGGTATCAACCCGTACCACCTGGGCCTCGCCATCTGGAACGACATCCGGCGGCGTTACGACGATCCGGAGTTCCGCCGCGAGCACGGTGGTCGAACGGGCCTCGAGGAAATGTTCGCTACCAGGGAAGCGGACCGCGACGCGTCTTTTTTGCGACGCCACCTCACGCCCGAACTCATCCGCGAACTCGACCTGTTCGAGTACAGTCCCAAGGGGGAGGATCTCGTCGTCAGCGCCGTGGGGAACGAAGAGGGCTGGCGGCAGGTGAAAGAAACCTTGATCCGCAACGTGGGGATGGGCACCGTGCCGGTGATCAAGGTCCACGACGCCGACTTCCACGGGAACCGCACCCTGCTGCTGGTCCACTGGCACGACGGCCGTGACCTGCTGCTCGAATACGCGGAACGGACGCTGGAGTTCGTCTACCGGCTCTGGCAACGGGAAGTCGTCCTCGAGACGATGATCGAGGGACGCCGCACGCACCTGATCTACAACGATCGAGGATTCGCTTCGCGGACGCTAAAGTGAGCCCGCGACCAGGAGCACGACGGCAGTCGCGGCTACGGCTTCGCCCCTTCCGACGGGACCCAGGCCCTCGAAACTTTTCGCCTTGACCTCGAGGGCGTCGGTCCCGAGCCGCTCGGCCAGACGCCGACGCATGGCGGGGAGATAAGGGGCCAGGCGGGGCTGCTCGGCGTAGATCGTGGCGTCGCACTGCGCCACCACCCAGCCCTTCGAGCGGACCTTCGACACCACGGTTTCGAGCAACGCTTCGCTGGGCGCGCCCCGGTACCGCTCGTCCGTGTCGGGGAAGTGGGCTCCGATGTCGCCCTCGCCGGCGGCACCCAGGAGCGCGTCGCAGACCGCGTGGAGAAGGACGTCACCGTCGGAGTGACCCAGGAGCCCCCGGGGGAACGGGATCTCCACCCCGCCGAGCCGAAGTGGCCGTCCTTCCACCATCCGGTGGATGTCGAAGCCGTGACCGATTCGAAACGGTACCGTGTCTGCCTTCCCCGAGGGCATCCCACGCCGCGCCGCGGAGCGTCCGGAGCCATGACTAGAAAAGCACGGCGGTGGTGTCAAACGGCCTTTCCGGGCGGACGACGAGATTCTGCCTTGACGTCCCTCTCTCCGACAGCTCAGAATGCGCTCCTGCGTGTCGTTCTCCTCTTCGGGAAGAGTCTTTTTTCTCGGGCTCGGTGCCTGGGTCGTTCTGGGCGTCCTCGGCCCCGCTTCCGCCGGCGCTACCATCACCGGAGGCGGCGGTCCGCGGGCGACGGATTGTCTCGCCGTCTTCGACGCCGCGGTGAACCACCCTGCGACCAGGCCACGCCACGTCCGGTGCGTCGACGGCGACCCGTCGTGCGACCTCGACGGTACCACCGACGGCTTCTGCTCTTTCGCGGTGGCGGTCTGTGCCAACAGCACTTTCGATCCGTCGCAGTGCGGTCTGGTCGGGCTGGACACCCTGGTCGTGGAGCACGCCGTCGACAACGGAGACCCCAAGTTCGACCCCGACTTCCAGGCCTTGCAAACTCGCATCGACGACGAGGTGGAATTCGACCTCCCCGATAGCTGCACATCCCCCGTGACCGTGCGCGTGCGAATCCGGGGGCCTCTCGGAAAGCGGTCCCGCTGCGGCCCCGCGAGAAAAAAGCTGCGCCTTTTCTCCCGATCCAAGGTCCTCGGCGGGAGAATTTTCCAGGACCGGGACGTACTGCGCCTGATCTGCCTCCCCGATCGGGAGAGCGGTTGTGCGCCGCTCGACCTTTTCGACTCCACCTGGGACCGGATCCAGACACAGATCCTGGACCAGCACTGTGCCTCGAGCGGGTGTCACGACTCGAACACCGAGGCAGGTGGCCTTCTCCTCGAGAACGCGTACCGGAACCTCGTAGGAGTAGCCCCGGCCAATCCGGCCGCGGGCAACCCGCCGTACGGCTGGCTTCGAGTCCGCCCCTTCGACCCGGAAACCAGCTTTCTCTACCGAAAGCTCGTCTGCGGGGACAAGGCTTGCGAGGGAAGGAACGGTCTCCCGGACGTCTCGTTCGGCGCACGCATGCCCTTCGGCAAGCGCCGGATTCCCGCGAGCCTCCGGGAAGTCCTCCGCCTCTGGATCCTCGACGGGGCCCCGGAGACCGGCTGGGTAGAAGGAACCTTCTAGGAAGCCCGAGAGGAGTACGACGCGCGATGGGCGATGCCAGCACCGTCCTGACCGAAAGAGAAGCCATCCAGCTCTTCCGGAGGTCCGGCTTCGGATTCCGGCGCCGGGACGTCGAGCGCGTCCTCGCACGGGGGGAGACCCGAGGCGAGGTGGTCGACCGGCTGCTCGGGCGGCGGCCCGGTCGGTTCCGGCCTTCGGGTGCCACGATCGATCGCGTCCACGACAGCTGGGTCAAGTACATGCTGCGAACCCGCCGTCAGGCGCAGGAAAAAATGGTCCTCTTCCTCCACGACCACTTCGCCACGAGCGCCGACACGGTCGACGAACCGCGCTGGATGGCGAAACAGAACCAGCTCTTTCGCATCCACTCGACGGGCAACTTCCGCGACCTCGTCCGGGCGGTGAACCGGGACCCCGCCATGATGGAGTTCCTCGACACGGTGCGTAACAAGAAGGCGGAACCCAACGAAAACTACGCCAGGGAATTCCTCGAGCTCTTCACCCTGGGCGTGGCCGACCTCCAGGGACAGCCGACCTACGAACAAGAGGACATCGTGCAGATCGCCCGCGCCTTCACGGGCTGGAGGGTGGACGACCGTGGGAAGGCCTACCTCCGAACCGGCCAGCACGACTTCCAGGCCGATTACCCCGAACGCGGCCCCAAAGTCGTCTTCCGGAACCACGGAGGCTTCGGCCCCCAAGGGCGGGACTTCACCGTGAACGGAGAAGGCGAGGCCGAAATCGACACCGTCGTCGACATCGTCTTCGAGCACCGGGACAGCGAGGGAAAGAACACGGTAGCCCGCCACCTCGTCCGGAAGCTCCTCGACTTCTACGCTTTCGTCGACCCCGACCCGGGAAGAAGAAAACTGGTCGTGGACGAGATCGTGGCGGCCTCGGCTTTCGATACGACGTGGGACCTCGGCGGTCTCCTGCGCACCATCTTCGTACACGACGTCTTCTACGAAACCTGCAAGCCTTTCGGCGAGGCGGTGGCGAAGTCCGTGATCTGGCCCGTGGACTACGTGGTCGGGACGATGCGTACCCTCGGGATGCGCCTGCGTGGCCGCGACGCCTACGTCGACGGGGGGAGCTACGGCCTCGTCCGGGACCACCTCGCGAACATGGGACAGGTACTGTTCGCACCGCCGAGCGTTTTCGGCTGGGACTGGGAAACCGCCTGGCTCAACAGCGGCACGCTCCTGGCGCGCTACGCGTTCGCCCGCGACCTGGCTGCGGCCCGAAAACGCCCCCACGGAAGCGCGAGGGGCCGGACGGCGTTCCGACCGGAGAAACTGCTCGACACTTCTCGGATCGGGACCCCCGTGCGGGACATCGCCGAGGAAATGCTGGCCGTGCTCGGGCGAACGGACGATTTCACGGATACGGAAAAAACCACCCTCGCCTCCTACCTCGGAGACGGGAACCCGAACGGGACGCTCGACCTGACCGACGAGAACGTCCGACTCACGAAACTCCACGGCCTTCTTTCCCTCGTCCTGCAAGCCCCGGCGAGCCTGTTCCATTGAAGTCCGACGGAAACGAAGGAGAGCCCGAGTCATGGCCTTGAGCAGGAGAGAGTTCTTTCGCCGAGCGGGGCTTCTGGCCGCCGGAAGTGTTCTCGCCCCTCGGTTCTGGCGAAATCCCTGGATGCCGAAAGCGCTCGCGCAGAGCGCGGGGGAAAGGTTTTTCGTCGTACTCTTCCTCGACGGCGGCAACGACGGTCTCAACACCGTCGTTCCCCTCGACGACGCGATCGGCAACTCCACGAAGCTCCGTTCGCACTACGAAGCGGCGCGGAACACCGGTGCGGGCGGACTTCGGCTCGGCCAGTCTTTCCTGTCCCCGATGTTCCTCGGAAACGACCCGAACACCGGGACCCCCCTCGCGTTCCACGCCGCGCTCTCGGGCCTCAAGAACCTTTTCGACCGGGGGAAGGTCGCGGTGGTCCAGGGCTGCGGTTATCCCGACTACAGCCTCTCCCACGACACCTCCCGCACGATCTGGCAGACCGGCGACCCCGCGGGAGTCGGCCTCGGGGGCGGATGGGTCGGCCGGTATCTCGCGGGAAGCTACGGCCCCACGGACATCCCGGCCGTCAACGTTCGCGATCAAATCGCGAAAGAGTTTTTCACCACGCGGACCAGCGTGCTGGCCTTTCGGCGCTTGCGGAACTTCGGTTTCCCCCAGGACTCCTGGGATCCGAGCGACGACGAGTTTCGACGCGCGAAACTCGTGGAGCTCGCCTCGGAGGCCACGAGCTCCCAGGACGGCTCCCTCGGATTCGCGGGGAACATGACGCAGGCGACCTTCGAAGCGAGCCAGAGCTATCCGCCGCTCCACGACCTCTACCGCGCCGACCGGGGTAGCTGGGACGACGCCTACCGCGGGCTCGGCACGAGCACCGCCCGGGATTTGCTCGAGGTAGCCAAGATCGTCTACGGCGTGGCTACCGGACAACCGGGCGTTTCCGCCCGCCTTTTCGAGGTCCGAAACGGGGGGTTCGACACGCACTCCAATCAAGGGGGCGAGGAAACCGAGGGGACGCACTCGAGACTCTTGCGCGAGGTGGGCGACGCTCTGGAGCTTTTCCAGGCCGACCTCGAGGACATGGGGGTCGCCGACCGCGTCGTCACGCTCGTCTGGAGCGAGTTCAGCAGAAGGATCCGCCAGAACGACAACGGGACGGACCACGGCTCGCAGGGTCCGGTCTTTCTCGTGGGAGCTCCGGTGCGTGGCGGGATCTACGGGAACCACCCCAACATCGGAAAACTCGACGGGCGCGGAAACACCCCCTACTGGCAGGGACCCCTCTCCGACGACCCGGCCGACGACTTCCGATCCACGGATTTCCGTGACGTTTACGGGACGACCCTCAAACACTGGTTCGGCCTCTCGGACGTGGAGATCCTCGGGTCGGAAAACACACCCGGGCTTTTGAGACTCGACGTCGGCGATCCCAATTTCTTCTGGACACAGCCGAACTTCGATCTTCCGTTTCTCTGAGGCTCCTTTTCCACCCCGAACTCCGGGCGCCGGCGCTCACGACCCCCGGCCAGCCACCCTCGCACGGCGAGGCGCTCGCCGGCGTGCGAAAACGTGGCGTATCCGCTAGTTTCTGGCCGCCTGGCCCGAATGCGCGCTAGAACCCGGGGAGGAATGCGATGTTTCGCGGAAGTCCCGTCATCGACGCCGACGCACACAAGATCGAGAACTCCGTGATTTTTCTCGAGTATCTCGACACCCCCTACCGGGAGCGAATCTCCCTGGTGGCCGATCGTTACGGGGAACCGCGCGTCGCCATCCGGGACCGGAACCCCCGTACAGGAAAAGCGGATTTCGTCCGGCTCTTTCCGCAACCGGACGGCTTCGGAAAGGGCGCTTTCCGTGCGCTCCACCCCGAAACCGCGATGGGCGCCCTGTTTCATCGGGTGCGACTCGCCCACATGGAGCAGGAAGGAATCGACGTGCAGGTCATCTACGGGTCCCTTTCCGTGACTTTTTCGAGTCTCGTCGACGCAGAACTCGCCGTGGCCCTTTGCCGGGCCTACAACGATTACATCCGTGACGACTGCGAGCCTTACCGGTCCCGGTTGGCACCGGTCGGCGTCCTCCCCCTACAGGACGTCTCCGAAGCGGTAGCCGAGCTCCGAAGGTGCGTGGAAGAGCTGGGGATGCCGGCTGTGACGGTGGCCCCCAACCTGCCACGTCCCCACCCCGACGCTCCCGACGCCTTCCCGCAAGTCCGCGTCCCCGTCCACCTTTCGGACCCGCGTTTCTTTCCCCTGTACGAGGCGGCTCAAGAACTGGATGTGGCGATCGGTATCCACGGCTCCCCGGGTGTGTATCTGTGTGGGGGTTCCTCGGATCAGGTGGACACGTTCGTCCTCTCCCACGTTTTCGGCCACCGGAGCCAGCAGCAAATGGCGCTGGCAAAAGTCGTCATGGACGCCGTCTTCGACCGTTTCCCCCGCCTAAGGCTAGGCTTTCTCGAGGCCGGGTGCGGCTGGCTACCGGATCTCCTGCATGCCCTCGAGGAGCACTGGGAGAAGCGAGTGCGAGACTTCGACCCGGACCGCTACCGGCCCCGCCGTACGGCTTTCGTGTTCGAGTCCCTGCGCGACCGAAATCCCACGCCGCGGGCGAGACTCGGTCGGCGGCTGAGAAATCTCTTCCGCTATTCTCCGGGGCGAGCGCAGGGACGTTCGGAAGTGACCGGAAAAGCTCTCGAATCCTTCCTCTACGAACACCGTGACCTGCGGCACTCCCCGCTCGAGTATTTCCGCAGGGGGCAGGTTTTCACCACGTTCGAGTCCGACGATCCGGCGCCGGAGTACCTCCCCGCCGCGTTGGGTCCCTTGGGCGAGAAACTCGCCGGTTGGTCCGTGGATTACGGCCACTGGGACGGGGTCTTGCGGGGGAGCGTCAAGAGAATAACACAGAACCCCCGCATTTCGCCCGACTACGCGGAGCGACTGCTTTCTCGCAATGCCCTGGAGTTCTACGGCTGGCGTCTTCGCGAACGGATCGAACCCTACGTCCGATCGCAAAGAAAACTACTCGAGGGACCACGAGGCGAAAGTTTTGCAAGCGGGCGCTGAACCGATGGGCAGCGGGGACTCCACGGCGTCGATCTCTGTCGAGAGGCAACCTCCTCGGGGAGGGAAGATTTTCCTTGAATTTTCGCGGAGCTGGGCCGTAACATTCCACTGTCCTGTGACGCGTTTCAGGCAAACGCGTCCGGAACGTCGCAATTCGGCACTTTCCTCTTTTTTTCATGCCCGCAGCATCTTTTTTCTCGCGGTGGGACTGACCTTGAGGGCGCAAAGCAGCTTCGCCGCACCTGTCTTCGGGGACCCGCGCTTCTATCCGACCGGAACGTCCCCCGTCGCCGTCGTGAGCGGGGAGTTCGACTCCCGACCGGGTGTGGACCTCGCAACGGCGAACGAAGCGAACACTCTCACCCTCCTCCGAAACCTGGGCAACGGGGTTTTCGTTCCGGGGGCGTCCCTCGACCTGCCGGATCGCTTCACGCCCACGCATATGGACACGGGCGACTTCAACGGCGACGGGATCGACGACCTGGCCATTACCGCCGACGACCTGGAGAGTTTTCCGAGCTTCCTGGGTTCGGTCGTCGTCTTTTCCAGCGACGGGCCCTTCTCCTACGAGATGGAAGCTCTTCAGACAGGCCTGTTTCCCACGTGCGTCCTGACCGCGGATCTCGTACCGGGTCCCTTCTTGGACCTCGCCGTTTGCGCCACCGACTCGAACGGAGGAGGACTGGTTCCCGTCCTCTCGGGAAACGATCGAGGTTCCTTCGGCCTTTTCCGCGAAATCGCAACCGGAGCGATCGTGCCCACGAGGCTTTCCTACGTCGACGTAGACGGCGACTCGTTCGAGGACCTGCTCGTCGTAGACGAGAACGGCGACACCATCTGGATGCTTCCCGGCAACGGCTCGGCAGCACTTTTCGGGTCTCCGGTCCCGTTGGCAGAAGCGCCTCTTCCTGCGGACGCCACCATAGCCCAGCTGGTTCCCGGAGGACTTCCCGAGCTCGCCGTTGTCAGCCGCTTGGACAACCGGCTCATCGTGTACCGCCAGGTGTCCCCCGGAGTTTTCGGGGTGACGGACGTACACTCGACAGGGCTCCTCCCGATCCGCGTCGTGGCGGAGGATTTCGACGGAGACTTCCTTCCGGACCTCTTGGTTCTCAGTAACGGTTCTTCGCAGGTGCAACTCTTCCTGAACGCGGGCGATGGGTCTTTCGAGCTCGGAGAGCAGGTGGCCGTGGGAAGCGGTCCGGTGGACATAACCGTCGCCGACTTCAATTCGGACGGGAAACCCGACTTTGCAACCGCGAACCAGGACGACGAATCGTTCGGGCGGGATACCCAAAGTGTGTCAGTGGCGCTGAACGGCGAGAGTCCACCCCTCACGCCGACGCAGACAGGTACACCGACGGTCACGGCGACCCCAACTTCGACCCCCACGGTCACGAGGACCCCGACGGCCAGTGCCACGCCGACACCGGCCGGGCCAGCGGACGGGAACTGCGACGGAGTCATCGACGGGGCGGATCTCGAACTCGTTGTCCACGCAATTTTCGGACGAGCCGCTCCTTGCCTCGTTCCTCCGGTAAGAGCGAACTTTCTCGTACTCGTGATTCGCAGCCTCGGGGAGCCACTTTGAGGCGGCTCGAGCGAAAATCCGCCCGCGGCGTTTTCGCTTGCGTACTGGCGGCATTCGGCCTTCTGATTTTCGTCCCGCAGGTCGAAGGACAAACGGCAACCCCCACCGATACTCCAACGGCAACCCCCACTCACACCCCGACCTCTACCCCCACCTCGACGCCTACCCTCACGCCCACCGCCACCCCGAGCTTCACGCCAACCTCGACTCCTACCCTCACCCCCACTCACACCCCGACCTCTACGCCCACCTCGACGCCTACCCTCACGCCCACCGCCACCCCGAGCTTCACGCCAACCTCGACTCCTACCCTCACCCCCACTCACACCCCGACCTCCACGCCCACCTCGACACCTACCCTCACGCCCACCGCCACCCCGAGCTTCACGCCAACCTCGACTCCTACCCTCACCCCCACTCACACCCCGACCTCCACGCCCACCTCGACACCTACCCTCACGCCCACCGCCACCCCGAGCTTCACGCCAACCTCGACTCCTACCCTCACCCCCACTCACACCCCGACCTCCACGCCCACCTCGACGCCTACCCTCACGCCCACCGCCACCCCGAGCTTCACGCCAACCTCGACTCCCACCCTCACCCCCACTCACACCCCGACCTCTACCCCGACCTCGACGCCTACCCTCACGCCCACCGCCACCCCGAGCTTCACGCCAACCTCGACTCCCACCCTCACCCCCACTCACACCCCGACCTCCAGCCCCACCTCCACGCCGACTGCAACGCCTACTTTCACGTCCACACCAACTCCCACTCCGCAGACGGTGATTATCGACGTAGGTGAAGCAACCGGCCTT
The sequence above is a segment of the Candidatus Binatia bacterium genome. Coding sequences within it:
- the ispF gene encoding 2-C-methyl-D-erythritol 2,4-cyclodiphosphate synthase translates to MPSGKADTVPFRIGHGFDIHRMVEGRPLRLGGVEIPFPRGLLGHSDGDVLLHAVCDALLGAAGEGDIGAHFPDTDERYRGAPSEALLETVVSKVRSKGWVVAQCDATIYAEQPRLAPYLPAMRRRLAERLGTDALEVKAKSFEGLGPVGRGEAVAATAVVLLVAGSL
- the spoVR gene encoding stage V sporulation protein R; protein product: MGRSYDLRDLEYWDARIREKVEEFGLRCFPQEFEICDHHEMLAYMAYSGMPSHYPHWSYGKAYEKLKTLYDYGVRGLPYEMVINSNPTLAYLMRDNSLCLQILTIAHVYGHNDFFRNNFNFRTTRPEFTLSTFKAHADRVRAYMEDPSIGAQAVEAVLDAAHALALQCRRNLAVRKRTEEEIREDLRERSRPRTDPFRSIHKPPEFEEPDLRKVPPEPDEDLLLFLRDHNPYLAEWEKDLLTIVHEEAQYFIPQIETKIMNEGWATYWHKQILDSLELPQDLHLEYLVRHNQVVQPHPGGINPYHLGLAIWNDIRRRYDDPEFRREHGGRTGLEEMFATREADRDASFLRRHLTPELIRELDLFEYSPKGEDLVVSAVGNEEGWRQVKETLIRNVGMGTVPVIKVHDADFHGNRTLLLVHWHDGRDLLLEYAERTLEFVYRLWQREVVLETMIEGRRTHLIYNDRGFASRTLK